The region CTGCTGCCACTGCTCCTTTTCCTCCTGCGAGAGGTACCCCTGGTCCGCCATCAGCCGCAGCACCGTGTTGCGGCGGTTCAGCGTCGCCTCCGCATTGATGAAAGGCGAGTAGAGGCCGGGCCTGTTCACCGCGGCGGCCAGCATCGCGGCCTCCGCCGGATTCAGCTGCGACGCGGCCTTGCCGAAATAGTGCTGCGACGCCGTCTCGATCCCGCGCCAGCCGTGGCCGTAGTTGACCAGGTTGATGTACGCTTCGAGGATGGTGTTCTTCGGATACACCTGCTCGATCTGCTTCGCGACCTTGAACTCCTTCAGCTTGCGGGCGACGCGCTGCTCGAAGCCGATTCCCTCCTCGAACATGTTGCGGGCGAGCTGCTGCGTGATCGTACTGCCGCCGCCCGTGATGCGCCCGCTCAAAACGTTCTGGATGTTGGCGGAGATGATGCGCCGGTAGTCGAGGCCTTCGTGCTCGTAGAAGCGCTTGTCCTCCACGGCGACGAACGCCTGCGCGACATGCTCGGGCAGTGTCTCGATCTGCACGGGGGTACGACGCTCCTCGAACAGCTCGGCGAACAGCTTGCCGTCGCGGTCCAGCAGCCGTGTCGCCTCCTTCGGCTCCCACGCGTAGATCTGGGCGACGGAAGGGCAGTCGCGACAGACGGCGCGCCACGACCCGATCGCCAGACCGGCGACCAGCGTGATGAACGCCACGACGCCCAGCGCGAAGCCACGCACGACGCCCGGGTGACCGCGCAGCCACGCGCCCATACTGCCGAATGCATCACCGATACGGCCCATGGATCATCCTCGTCGAGTCAATACTTATGTCAGGGTCAGGCGACGATCGTGTCGGTCGCTTCCGCAGCTTGTCGCACCACGTCGCCCAGTGCCGCATGGACAGACGGGTTGCCGGCGAGCAGCGACCCGTGTCCGAGCACGTCAGCGCTGCCGTCGAGACGCGTGACAACGCCTCCGGCCTCCCGTACCACGAGCGTCCCGGCGGCCACATCCCATGGCGCGAGGTCCAGCTCCCAGAACCCGTCGAACCAGCCGGTCGCCACGTGACACAGATCGAGCGCGGCCGATCCCGCGCGTCTCACGCCCGCGGTCGCGCGCAGCGCCGCGGCCAGCTGGCGCGAATAGACCGGAAGCAGGTGCAGCGACTTGAACGGGAACCCGGTGCCGATCAGTGCGTGCGACATGTCCGTGATCTGCGACACGCTGATCCGGTCGCCGTCACGGAACGCGCCGCCGTTGCGGACGGCGCTCCACTCCTCGCCGCTCGCGCTGTTGAGCACTACTGCCGTCTCGAGGGTCGCTCCGCGGGCCACGCCGATCGAGACCGCGTATGCCGGGTACCCGTGCAGGTAGTTCGTGGTGCCATCCAGCGGATCAATGATCCACGTCCAGTCGTCGTCCGGGGCACCATTCGTTACGCCGGACCGGTCGCCGCGTTCCGCCGCGTCCTCCTCCGCGAGCACGCGGTGCTCCGGAAAATGTTTGCGGACATGCTCGACGATGACCGATTCCGCAGCACGGTCCACGTGCGTGACGAAGTCTGCCACGCCCTTCTGCGACCAGTCCGCCACATCGACCCTTCCCAGATGCTCCCGGTGCACAGACGCCGCATCGCGCGCGGCCTGCAGCGCGACGCTCAACAGCTCGTTCACACTCCTCCTCGACCTTGAACCACTGCCCGGCTGCCCACGCGGCACGAGCCCGTAGCGGCGCGTCTCGCCGACCGCATACTCCTGCGCGGCGTTGCCCGGCCGGATACGGCGCGTAATTTATCCGTCGCACCGGCTCCATCCTAGGGGACCTCGCAGAGGCCCCGTGCGCCGGTGTCTGCCGGCGGTCGTGTGAAGTGGACCCGGGCCCCTGTCCCGCCGCGTGTGCGCGGGGAATCCTGTCCGCCGATCCCGTCCAGCCTCGCCGGCAGACTATTTGCGCTTGGTTGAGGGGCTCAGGAGATCGCACCCGCTGCGCCGGCGCGTCATGCGGCGGACAGCGTCAATACAGAGCAAGGAGGCGTACCATGGCCGCACAGGACAAGGGCTCCGGCGAAGTGCTCGTGCAGGTCTGCATGGAGTGCGGCAAGGAGTACATGTTCGAGAATCAGGAGCCGGCCGAGGACCTGACCTGCGACAAGTGCGGCAATGGCGTGTTCCGATCGTTCTACGCCAACGCGCGCGCCGACGAGGCGTCGGACGACTTCCGCGACTCCACGGAGCGCGACGTTCTGACAACGGATTCGCCATCCGAGGTCACCCGTGGTGATCTCCACGACCTCAACAATCTCTGATGTCAAAGGTCCGCTTCGACGGCTCCGGCGTAGCGCTCGTCACACCGTTCAACAGCGATGGCGTGAACGAACGCGTGGTGATGGACCTGGTGGCGTTTCACCATGAGGAAGGCACGGACGCGCTGATCGTCTGCGGGTCCACGGGCGAGGCGGCGGCCATGACGGCGGAGGAGCAGTACCGTGCTGCTGCGTGCGTCGTCGAAGCGAACGGCGGCCGGCTCCCGGTCATTGTCGGCTGCGGCGGCACCGATACGCGGCAGGTGGTACGTCTCGGCGAGCAGGCCCGTCGCGCCGGGGCGGACGGTGTACTGCTGAGCGCGCCTCCCTACAACAAGCCGCCTCAGCGCGGGATCATCGATCATTTCCGCGCGGTCATGGATGCGGCGGAGCTGCCTGCGATCATATACAACGTACCGGGTCGGACCTCGGTCAACATACTGCCGGAGACGATCGCGCAGCTGGCGGAGGACGAGCGCGTGGTCGGTGTCAAGGAAGCGTGCGGGGACATCGTGCAGGTCGCGGAGCTCGCGCGTCTCGTCGGGGACCAACTCTCGATCTGGAGCGGTAACGACGACCAGGTAGTCCCCATCATGTCGCTCGGCGGCCGCGGCGTGATCACGGTGCTCGGCAACGTCGCACCGCGCGAGACGAGCCGCATGGCTCACGCTTTCCTCGATGGCAGGGTCGCGGACGCGGCCGCTCTGCAGCTGCGGTTCCTGCCTCTGATCCGGGCCCTGTTCGCGGAACCGAACCCGATACCGGTGAAAACGGCCGTCGGCTGGCTCGGTTTCGATGTCGGCCCGCTGCGCCAGCCGCTGTGCGAAGCCGATTCCGCGAAGCAGCAGGTCGTCGTACGGGAGCTGGAGCGGCTCGGCGTTCAGCCCCGGGTCGCCGCACCATCGTGACGCGCGTCGTCATCGCCGGGATCCGGGGACGGATGGGTCGCACCCTGCTGCGCCTGGCGGGTGAGCGTGCGGATATCGTCGTCACAGGCGGCCTGGCGAGCGTCGCAGACGCGACATTTGCAGTGCCTGTCGTTTCCATGGATGACGCCGCGGGCGTCATCCGTGATGCCGATGTGGTGATCGATTTTTCCACGGCCGCCGCTACGCGCATGCTGCTGGAGCGAGTGGCAGGCGCGCTCGATGGCCGGGGGCTCATCGTGGGGACCACCGGGCTAGGCGAGGCAACGCACGACCGTCTGGACGCGCTCGCAGCACGGGCCGCCGTACTGACCGCGGCAAATTTCAGTGTGGGCGTCAATCTGCTGCTGGGGCTGACGGAGCGCGTCGCGGCGGCTCTCGACGCGGCGAGCTATGATATCGAGATCGTCGAGGCGCATCATCGACGGAAAGTCGACGCACCGAGCGGCACTGCCCTCGCCCTCGCCGAGGCGGCCGCCACAGGGCGCGGTGTGCCGCTCGCCAGCGTGCGTCGCGACGGCCGCAGCGGCGAGACCGGTGTGCGGCCGACCGGTGAGATCGGAATTCACGCGCTCAGGGGTGGTGGCATCATCGGCGAGCACCGTGTGGTGTTCGCCGGCGAGCGGGAGCGGGTCGAGCTGGTGCACGAGGCGCTCGATCGCGCCGTGTTCGCGCAGGGCGCGCTCGAGGCTGCAGCGTGGATTGCGGGCCGCGGCACCGGTCGCTTCACCATGCAGGACGTGCTCGGCCTCTAGGAAGACGAACGAGGGGAAGGGGCGGAAATGGACTATCAGGAGATCAGGGACCTCATTGCGAACGCGCGCAAGCGCACACCCGTGACGGTCTATGTGCGTCATGACGGCGAGCTCACGGTTCGAGACGGCACTGACCTGAAGGTCTTTCCAACGGGTGCCGGCACAACCGTGCTGGTGGGCGAGTGGGAGGATGCACACGCACTCATCGAGAGCGCGGGCTCCGGCATTCAGTATTTCCATGTCGACAATGACCGTCGCAACTCTGCCATACCGATGCTCGACCTGCGCAGCGTGAACGCGCGCATCGAGCCGGGTGCCTGGATCCGCGAGAAGGTGGAGATCGGCGACAACGTCATCGTGATGATGGGCGCAGTCATCAACATCGGTGCGGTCGTGGGCGCGGGTACGATGATCGACATGAACGCGGTCGTCGGTGCCCGCGCGCTGGTCGGCCGTGACTGCCACATAGGCGCCGGGGCCGTGCTGGCCGGAGTGCTCGAGCCGCCGAGCGCCTCCCCCGTCGTGATCGAAGATGAGGTGCTCATCGGCGCCAACGCAGTGGTGCTCGAGGGCTGCACCGTCGGGCGTGGCAGTGTGGTCGCAGCGGGAGCCGTCGTGACCGCCGATGTCCCGGAGCTCGTCGTCGTTGCCGGCCAGCCCGCGCGCAAGCTGAAGGACGTGGATGCCAGGACGAAGGACAAGACCGGCCTGCTGAAGGAGCTTCGCCGCCTCAACGACTGAGCCAGGCGGGCAGCCGGCCAGATAGCGGCGCCCGGGGAGCGCTGTTATCTTCCGCCCGTCCCGCTCCACTGGACCCGCTACGGCTGCTCATAATGATCGAAATCTTCAAGGCCGCGATTCAGCGCGGCGCGTCGGACATCCACATCAAGGCCGGGGACTATATACGCGCGCGGATCACGGGCGAGCTGGTGCCGCTGACGCAGCAGCGTCTGGCGCCGGAGCATGTCATGCAGATCTGCTCACAGCTGATCCCGCATGCGCGCGATCGCGAGCGTCTCAATGAGATGAACGACTACGACTGCTCGTGGAGCGCGCCCGGCATAGGCCGGTTCCGCGTCAACATTCTGCGGCAGCGCGGCACACTCATGGTCGTCATGCGCGTCATCCCGATCGAGATCCCGAACTTCGAAAGCCTGCGCCTGCCACGCGTGCTCGCCGGCATTGCGCACGCGGAACGCGGCCTCGTGCTCGTGACGGGTGTGACAGGGTCGGGGAAGAGCAGCACGCTCGCTGCGATGGTCGGCTATATAAATCAGAATCGCAAGAAGCACATTCTGACGCTCGAGCATCCGATCGAGTTCCTGCACCGCGACGTGCACAGCTCGATCACGCAGCGTGAGGTCGGCACCGACACGGAGAGCTTCGAGACGGGGCTGCGCGCGGCACTGCGCGAGGATCCGGATGTGATCCTGATCGGTGAGATGCGCGACACGACGACGATCGACACGGCCATGAAGGCGGCGGAAACCGGCCATCTGGTATTGTCGACGCTGCACACGACAAACGCCGTGCAGACGCTGTCGCGCATCATCGCCGTGTTCCCGCCGCACGAGCAGGAGATGGTGCGTAACCGCCTGTCGGAGAACCTGGTCGCCGTCGTCAGTCAGAGGCTGCTGCCGCGCAAGGACGGCAACGGCCGTGTGGTTGCGGCGGAAGTAATGATCGTCACCGCCACCATTCGGGACGCGATCCTGGACAAGGAAAAGGCGCATGAGATCCCCGACCTCATGGCGGAAGGTACCGAACAGTACGGGTCGCAGACATTCGATCAGCACCTGACCGAGCTTGTGCGTGACGACCTGGTCGCATTCGAGATCGCCAAAGCGCACGCCACCAACCCGTCCGACTTCGAGCTGCGCATGCGGACGCTCGCCTGACATGGAACTGCGCGACCGTCTGCACGGGATCTTCCCGCCCGTCATCACGAACTTCGACTCGGCGGGTGAGATCGCGCCGATCCCGTTCCGTGAGAACCTGCGCCGCTGGATCGAGACGCCGATCGATGGCATCGTGCTGTTCGGCTCGAACGGCGAGGGTGCGCTGCTGGACGAGGATGAGAAGGTCCGCCTTACAGGCTTTGCGCGGGATGTCGTGCCGGCCGGCTACGTGTTGATCGCCGGTGCATCGGGCGAGTCCACGCGCGCGACCGCGCGCCAGGCACGGGAGCTGGCCGGAGCGGGCGCGGACGTAGTGCTCGTGCATCCGCCGGTATACTTCGGCCCCCACATCAGCGTGGCCGCGATGATGGATCATTTCCGCGCGGTCGCGGACGCGTCGCCCGTTCCGGTGCTGTTGTACCATATCCCGAAATACACAAAGGTCACGCTGGAAGCGGGATTCGTCGCGGAGCTGATGCGCCACCCGAACGTAGTCGGTCTCAAGGACTCGTCGGGCGACATGAAACGGTTTGCCGACTTCACGAATGCGTGCGACCGGGTGTGCCGGCTGTTCGTGGGGAACGGTGCGCACCTCTACACCGCGCTCGAGCTGGGAGCGGCCGGTGGCATTCTCGGCGTCGCGAACATCGCCCCCGGTCTGTGCGCCGACGTGGTGCGGCACTTCAGGGAGGGCAGGCCGCAGGAGGCAGGTCGTGTGCAGGGCCGATTGACACCGCTCCATCGCGACATCGTGGCGGCGCACGGCGCGATCGGCTGCAAGGCGGCACTGGACCTCATGGGGTGGGCCGGCGGTGCCCCGCGGGCCCCGTTG is a window of Longimicrobiales bacterium DNA encoding:
- a CDS encoding PilT/PilU family type 4a pilus ATPase, with translation MIEIFKAAIQRGASDIHIKAGDYIRARITGELVPLTQQRLAPEHVMQICSQLIPHARDRERLNEMNDYDCSWSAPGIGRFRVNILRQRGTLMVVMRVIPIEIPNFESLRLPRVLAGIAHAERGLVLVTGVTGSGKSSTLAAMVGYINQNRKKHILTLEHPIEFLHRDVHSSITQREVGTDTESFETGLRAALREDPDVILIGEMRDTTTIDTAMKAAETGHLVLSTLHTTNAVQTLSRIIAVFPPHEQEMVRNRLSENLVAVVSQRLLPRKDGNGRVVAAEVMIVTATIRDAILDKEKAHEIPDLMAEGTEQYGSQTFDQHLTELVRDDLVAFEIAKAHATNPSDFELRMRTLA
- the dapA gene encoding 4-hydroxy-tetrahydrodipicolinate synthase yields the protein MSKVRFDGSGVALVTPFNSDGVNERVVMDLVAFHHEEGTDALIVCGSTGEAAAMTAEEQYRAAACVVEANGGRLPVIVGCGGTDTRQVVRLGEQARRAGADGVLLSAPPYNKPPQRGIIDHFRAVMDAAELPAIIYNVPGRTSVNILPETIAQLAEDERVVGVKEACGDIVQVAELARLVGDQLSIWSGNDDQVVPIMSLGGRGVITVLGNVAPRETSRMAHAFLDGRVADAAALQLRFLPLIRALFAEPNPIPVKTAVGWLGFDVGPLRQPLCEADSAKQQVVVRELERLGVQPRVAAPS
- a CDS encoding dihydrodipicolinate synthase family protein; this translates as MELRDRLHGIFPPVITNFDSAGEIAPIPFRENLRRWIETPIDGIVLFGSNGEGALLDEDEKVRLTGFARDVVPAGYVLIAGASGESTRATARQARELAGAGADVVLVHPPVYFGPHISVAAMMDHFRAVADASPVPVLLYHIPKYTKVTLEAGFVAELMRHPNVVGLKDSSGDMKRFADFTNACDRVCRLFVGNGAHLYTALELGAAGGILGVANIAPGLCADVVRHFREGRPQEAGRVQGRLTPLHRDIVAAHGAIGCKAALDLMGWAGGAPRAPLRPLDDRERQHVARVMQEGGIL
- the dapB gene encoding 4-hydroxy-tetrahydrodipicolinate reductase — protein: MTRVVIAGIRGRMGRTLLRLAGERADIVVTGGLASVADATFAVPVVSMDDAAGVIRDADVVIDFSTAAATRMLLERVAGALDGRGLIVGTTGLGEATHDRLDALAARAAVLTAANFSVGVNLLLGLTERVAAALDAASYDIEIVEAHHRRKVDAPSGTALALAEAAATGRGVPLASVRRDGRSGETGVRPTGEIGIHALRGGGIIGEHRVVFAGERERVELVHEALDRAVFAQGALEAAAWIAGRGTGRFTMQDVLGL
- the dapD gene encoding 2,3,4,5-tetrahydropyridine-2,6-dicarboxylate N-acetyltransferase, yielding MDYQEIRDLIANARKRTPVTVYVRHDGELTVRDGTDLKVFPTGAGTTVLVGEWEDAHALIESAGSGIQYFHVDNDRRNSAIPMLDLRSVNARIEPGAWIREKVEIGDNVIVMMGAVINIGAVVGAGTMIDMNAVVGARALVGRDCHIGAGAVLAGVLEPPSASPVVIEDEVLIGANAVVLEGCTVGRGSVVAAGAVVTADVPELVVVAGQPARKLKDVDARTKDKTGLLKELRRLND
- a CDS encoding inositol monophosphatase family protein, translating into MNELLSVALQAARDAASVHREHLGRVDVADWSQKGVADFVTHVDRAAESVIVEHVRKHFPEHRVLAEEDAAERGDRSGVTNGAPDDDWTWIIDPLDGTTNYLHGYPAYAVSIGVARGATLETAVVLNSASGEEWSAVRNGGAFRDGDRISVSQITDMSHALIGTGFPFKSLHLLPVYSRQLAAALRATAGVRRAGSAALDLCHVATGWFDGFWELDLAPWDVAAGTLVVREAGGVVTRLDGSADVLGHGSLLAGNPSVHAALGDVVRQAAEATDTIVA